The Planctomicrobium piriforme genome includes the window CGAAACTGCACGGCGGGCAACGACAAACGCCGACGAGCAGGCAGATTGACCTGCATAGTCTGCACAGCGGCCAATTCTGGCCGGCGACGTTCTCGCATTGCGCGGATGATGACGATTTTGTGGAACGACATGGATCGCCGGGCAGGGGCAGCACCTTGTCGATGTCACATCAACATGCGAAATCCCAGCTGAACGTCGCACACCCGCGTGAACGGTTGCATGCGACGGGACTTCTCACTGAGCGAGCGGACGAATTATGAACGTGGTTGTGATCGGAACCGGCTACGTCGGTCTGGTGACCGGAACCTGCCTGGCAGATAGCGGCAACGACGTCACCTGCGTCGACATCGACGCCGGCAAGGTCGAACGCCTCAAGAACGGCGAAATTCCCATCTACGAGCCGGGCCTGGAAGACATGGTCCGCCGGAATTCGGCTGCAGGCCGGCTCAGTTTCACGACCCAGCCGTCGGCATGCGTGCCAGGCGCAGAGTGCGTGTTCATCGCGGTGGGAACTCCGCAAGACGAAGATGGCTCGGCCGACCTGAAATATGTCATGGGCGCGGCCGAAGCAGTCGCCCCTTACCTGCGAAAAAATGCCATCGTCATTATCAAAAGTACCGTGCCGGTCGGGACGAACCGCCTGGTGAAACGGCGGCTGGATGAATTAACCGGTCGCGACGTCCACATCGCCTCGAACCCCGAGTTCCTTAAGGAAGGCTGCGCGATCGATGACTTCATGCGGCCCGACCGGGTCGTGGTCGGCAGCATCGATCCCGATGTCGCCGAGACCGTCCACGAACTCTACAAGCCGTTTCTCCGTACCGAGAAGCCCTTCCTGAAGATGGGCCTCGAAAGCGCCGAGATGACGAAGTACGTCGCCAACTGCATGCTCGCCACGAAGATCAGCTTCATCAACGAGATGGCGAACTTGTGCGAACTGGTTGGAGCCGACATCAACGATGTCCGCCGCGGGATCGGACATGACCAGCGGATTGGTTTTGCCTTTTTGTTTCCCGGCGTCGGCTACGGCGGCTCCTGCTTTCCGAAAGACGTCCGCGCCCTGCGGGCGACGGGCAAGGAACTCGGCTTCGAAACCTCCGTTCTGCACGCCGTAGACGATGTGAATACGCGGCAGAAACTGGTGCTGTTCAACAAGCTCGCCAGACACTTCAAAAACGATCTCGCCGGCAAAAAGATTGCCGTCTGGGGACTGTCGTTCAAACCCAAGACCGACGACATCCGCGACGCCCCCTCGCTCGAACTGCTGCGAAAACTGATCGCCGCCGGGGCGAATGTGCATGTGCATGACCCCGTCGCCGTCCCCAACGTGCAACGGGTGATCGGCGATGCTGTCACCTATCACAGCCATCAGTATGATACGCTCGAACAGGCAGAAGCGCTGGCGATCGTCACCGAGTGGAACGAATATCGAAATCCCGATTTCGACTACATTCTGCACAAGATGAAGAGCCCGGTCATCTTCGATGGTCGCAATCTCTACGATTTGAATCGGATGACGAAACTGGGCTTCACCTATTCGGGCATCGGCGTGACCCGATAGGATTGTTTTGAGGATTGGCGAGCCGGAGGTGTCAGCCTCCGGTTTCTCTTAAAAACAGGGGACTGATGTCCTCCGCTCGCCCGGTTTTGATGGACGGAACAACTACACATGTCGACAGTCCTGGTGACGGGCGGAGCAGGGTTTCTTGGAAGCCATTTGTGCGATCGGCTGCTGGCTGATGGTCACGACGTCATTTGCGTCGACAACTTTTTCTCAGGCCGCAAGCAGAACATTCGGCATCTGATCGGGGACTCGCGTTTCGAGGTCATTCGCCACGACATTGTCTATCCGCTGGTGGTGGAAGCAGACTGGATCTACAACCTCGCCTGTCCCGCCTCGCCAGTGGCCTATCAGTACAACCCGATCAAGACCATCAAGACGTCGACCGTCGGGATGGTGAACGTGTTGGGACTGGCCAAACGCTGTCGAGCCCGCATTCTCCATACCTCGACTTCGGAAGTGTACGGCGACCCGGAAGTCCATCCCCAACGGGAAGACTACTGGGGCAACGTGAATCCGCTCGGCCCCCGCAGTTGCTACGACGAAGGGAAACGGGTCGCGGAATCGCTCTGCATGAACTACCACCAGGCACATGGGGTAGACGTGCGCGTGGTCAGGATCTTCAACACCTACGGCCCGCGGATGCATCCCAATGACGGTCGCGTGGTTTCCAACTTTCTGATGCAGGCTTTGCGAGGCGACGACCTGACGATCTATGGCGACGGCTCGCAGACGCGTTCGTTCTGTTATGTCAGCGACCTGATCGAAGGCCTGGTTCGGATGATGAACCAGGACAAAGACATCGGCCCCGTCAATCTGGGTAATCCAGTTGAGAACACGATGCTGGAACTAGCCAGCGAAGTCCTGAAGGTGACCGGCTCAACTTCACAGTTGAAGAAGGTGCCGTTGCCGCAGGATGATCCCCGACAGCGCTGCCCGGATATCACGAAGGCCGGCAATCTCCTGCAGTGGGAGCCGCAGGTCGCTCTCAGCGAGGGGCTGGCAAAAACGGCGGCTTATTACCGGGAAACCGAGTTTAGTGCGAAGGCCTGACGACCGTTTCTTCCCGTTCACCTCAGCAGTCTCTTGCGTTCTCTCGGGAACGGATCGTGCTTCAGAACGGTTCGTGAACGCATCGATTTTTGCGGTTGCGTTCCTCTTCGAAAACGCCCGTGAGAATCTCTGAGGATTCGTCGCAATTGTCTTGCAAGTGACTACTCCGGCAAGTTAGAAGTGCGGGTCGGGCAAGAAGAATGATCCTCCAGTCGCCGAGCGATCACGCCTTGGCGGGGGGCGAAGTGCAGTTGAGGGGTCAACGGCTTCGCAGCGAGAGTTTTCGCAGCGCACAGTTTCGACCTGCAACCGCAGGCGACAATTTCAGGGGAAGATCGTCACGCCGGTGATGCGTTTGTTCCTCAACACACAGCAACGTCAGCGATGCCTGTGTCGTTCGCGACTGAAGGCCAGGACCGCTTGATCGAGATGTCTTTCCTCCCTCCGTTAGAGTTACTCTCTCCTAGTTGGCCGAAACAACCGCAATTCAAGTGCGTGCGTTGCGGTGCTCCGATACGACCAATGCTTCCCAGACCCGTTTTCCTGGCCGACTCCCCTCGATTTCGGGGGACTGCATGAAGCTGCGCAGCGGTCTGCGAATGGGTTCGGCGCTGGGAGTGCGCGTGCTGGGGGCCGGCAGTAACCTGCTGCTCAGTCTGGCCTGCTCGCTCATGATGACGCCGGTCGCCAGCGGACAGTTCTTCGTGGGACTGAACCTGGTCACGTTTCTGTCAGGTCCGTTTCGCTTCGGATTCGATGTCTCATCGATCCGCGAAGTGAGCCGCGTCCGGACATTGAACCGCGCGGATGCGATTCCCGCCCTGATGCACAAAGCTGTCAGGGTGACGCTGTCAAGGGGCGCCGTCTTCAGCCTGCTCGGCGTGCTGGCGTCCAGTTGGATGGCGACGCAGTTTTACGGCGATGCAGCCATGACCCAGGTGCTGCAACTGGCAGCGCTCATCATCCCGGTGCATGCAGCCATCTTTGTGCTCTCGGGTGTGTCGCTGGGCGAAGGCTACGTCATCGGGCCGATTGCCAGCCAGAACATCGCGGTCCCGGCCCTGACATCCGCGCTGATCTACGTTTTGTCCCTGCTCAAAATCATTCAACTCACGCCGGCCACCGCGTTGGCGATCTATCTGGCAATGGGCATCCTGACGGCCATTGGGGCGCTGGGGATGGTGCTGTCACGAAATCGAAAGTTTGATTCCCCCGCCGACGACAACGGCCAGTTTATTGCCAATTCCCTCCACGAAATGACCGATCGCGCCAAACGGGCCTGGCGGTATAACCTCGTCGACTCCGGCGTACTGTGGCTCACACCAACGATTGCCGGCGTGCTGCTGACGAAGCCGGATATTCGCGGACTGTCGATTGCCTTGCGAATGTCGATGCTGCTGTCGTTCTTTGTGCTGTCGGCGCATGCCTCGATGGCCTCGACGCTCACCAGACTGCATACCGAAGGCAAGCCAGGCGAACTGTGTCGCGTGTACCGCACGACCACGATGTTCGTCATGGCCGGAGCGTTGCTGATGTCGCTGCCGCTGCTTCTTCTGCCGGGTTGGACGCTCTCCTTCTTCGGAGAGGGAATGACGCAATACGCCCTGATGCTGCAATTGCTGACGCTAGGACAGTTTTTCGGTGCCTTTTGCGGTCCGGCAGGGCAGGCCCTCATGATGACCGGTCACGACCGCGAACTGTGGCGAACGGCGTCAATCGCCGGGGTGATTGGCTGCATTGTCGGCGTGGCGTGCATCTTTTTGTTTGGCGCCAATGGAGCCGCTGGCGGAACCGCCCTGGCGTTTTCGATTCATAAGGGTGCGATTCTGGCCCGACTCGTGTCGATTCACTCTCCAGAAATTCACCCGTTCACCTGGCTCTGGACGAGAAAGAGCCGCGCCTTGTCGTCCGGAAGCCCTTAATGTTGGAATCAAAACTGAACTCACTGGGTAGTGAGCGTTTTTGACATTGGAATTCGACGCCCGGTGAGGCGATTACAAACGATAAAGACGGTACGCAATTCCGGGAATTTCCTAGTCGTTTTGCGTTCACGGCTGGAAAACGGTTGTCCGCAACCGGCACATTGTGGTGGTTCCGGCAGCTCAAAAGACGAAAAACGGCCTGGCGACTCAGAGCAGGACATGCAATGAAGTTTCTTCTGATCGATTCGAATACCACCTCGAACATTGGCAACGCCTTCTTCTATGAAGGGGTTCGCTACGCTCTCAAGCACACGGTTGCGGGAGCCCAGGTGCTGGACGGTGCGTTTCCCCCCTATAACGCTTACCGGCTGAGTCCCAAGCAGGAATCGCTGTACTTCAACTATGCCGACTATGTCGGCGACGTGGACGCCCTGGTGATCGCCGGTCCGGTCCTCGACAGCCGCTTCGAAGACTTCTTCGGTCCGGCCCTGCGTCGTGCCCGGAAGGATGGCAAGAAAATCTTTCTGCTCTCGGCCGGAGCGCGCAAGTACGACCAGGAAGAATTCGAGCACTGCTCGAAACTGTTGAAAGAGGTCCAGCCGGACGTTTTCATCTCCCGCGACCACGACACGTTTCAGCAGTACGGGCAGTTCGCCAAACACGCTTACGACGGCATGTGCTTCGCTTTCTTCGTGGCCGAGTACTATCAGGGATACGAAACTCCGGCGCTGCAGCCGTACATGGCCTCGACCTTCGACTTCGGGGCTGAGCCCGATCTGACCAAGCTGCAAGTCTCGGACATCGAGGCGATGACCGCGATCGTCGGCGAAAAGAAGGGGGGCAAGACCCGCTCGTTGAAGGGGAACCTGTCATTCCTCTTTGACCGCAAAGGTCCAGACAGCGTCAACGGCATCCGCATCGTCCGACCGGCTCATAAGCCGCTGCGTTCGAAGTACATGATCTTCTTCAAGAAGAACACGTTTGTGGCCTTCAACCACGAGCCTTACCTGAACCTGTACAAGAACGCCAAACTGACGCTGACCGACCGGCTGCATGCGGCCGTCGTGACGCTGGCGTTCGGCAATCCGGCCCGACTGTACTTGTCTTCCAATCGCACCCGGCTGCTCGAAGCGGCCGGCTGTGAAGCGGCGACCAAGGGGATCTGGAAAGCCGACCTCGCAGCCCTCGCGGCACAGCGGCAACTGCAGAAGAACTGGCTGCGGCAGACGCTCTCGGCCATCGGCATGCCCGTCACCTCGGAGGCACATGGGGTATGAGCAAGACCGCCTCTGATCGCGAACTCCTGACGGCCATCGCAGACTTGCTGCCGCCGGAGATCACAACCCCGGAACAGGTCGCCAGCCGCATCGGCGGGCCGGGCCCGGTGCTGGTGACGTTCTGCAATCCGCTCTCGGTGCTAATGGCCCGTAAACATGTTGATTTCATCCCGCTGCTGAAGCGATTCGACCTGGTGCATGCCGACGGCATTCTGCTGGCAAAGTCGGCTAGCGGCATTCGTCGACGTCCCATCGCCCGACTCTCCTACGACGGCAACTCGGTGGGCCTGGCCTGCTGGAATCGCCTCAAGGAAATCAACGGCACCGTCGCGCTGGTGGGGGGCGTTGAAGGAGTCGCTCAGGCGGCCGGAAACGTGCTGAGCGAATCAGGCCTGAATGTCGTCTACACGCACTCCGGCTTCTTTGATGGTCCAGAACACCGCGCCCGCGTGATGCAGGAACTGATTCAGCTGAACCCGACGGCCGTGATTTCCGGGATGGGCGCACCGCATCAGGAACGCTTCGTGGTCGCATTGGTCGATGCCGGCTATCAGGGGTTTGCCGCCACCTGCGGCGGTTATCTCGATCAACTCTCCAAGGCAGGCAAAGCGAGCCATTACCCGGAATGGGTCAACCGCTTGAATCTGCGCTTCGTCCATCGCGTGCTGTCGGAACCGCGGCGGATGCTGTCGCGGTACGTCTTTGACTATGCCCCCTTTTATCGGGCGGCAACCTCGTCCGCAGTCGCGGGAACGTTTCGAAATGTCGGGCTGGGAGGCCGGAGAGAAGAGAGCCGGAGCGGACTATGAGCACCATTTCGCATCTAATTTTGTGCGGTCCTACCCGCACCGCTACAACCTCGCTGTACCGCCAGCTTTCCCAGGATGAACTCTTCAATCCCTCGCGGGTGAAAGAGCTCGATTATTTCCTGCCCGCCATGCAAGGGCCCCTCTCGGGAACCCCGCAAACGTACCTCGAAAACTTTGTTCGCCCCGGGACGAACACCATTTCGCTGGAAGCCTCGCCGCTCTATTTCGGCTGCGGAAAACCCGTTGCCGAAGCGATCGCAAAAACGCTTGGCGAAAATGTGGGCATCGTGATGACGCTGCGGAATCCCTACGAGCGACTCATTTCCACGATCTTCCACATCATGACCAAGCGGAACATTCACGAGCAGACCGATCCTGCCGTTCTTGCCCGCACCGCCATTGATTCAGGCCTGACGATCCCGAAATCCAAAAGCGAACTGAACGCCGCCATCGTCCGTGAAAGCAGCTATCGTCCGGTTTTGGAAGAATGGCTACAGGTGTTCCCAGCCGATCGAATCCGCATCGTCTTCTACGATCACCTGACCGATCCCGAGCGGTTTCGCGATGTCGCCAGTTCCATCTATGGCTTCGTCGGACGCGAGCACGGCCTGGCGGCGGACGAACTGCGGCACGAAAATCAGACCCGACTGGTGAAGAACTCTGGATTGCATAAAACCGCGCTCGCTATCAACAATCGGCTGGAGCCGATCTTGAATCGCGTGCCCGGACTCCGCACGATGTTGCGAGACGTGTATTATGCATTCAACGAACGCCGTTCGAAGGGGGAACAGTCAGAGCTGGCCATTAACGCAGAATTGCGTTCGGAACTGACCTCGGTCCTCGACGAGAGAAACCGGGGGTTGGGCCAGCTCTTGCGAGGATTGGGAGCAACTGACCTGCCCGCCTGGGCCGACCGTTAAGGCGGGCAGAGTCAATGGACGAAGGAATCTGTTACGTCAGTCAATGGCTGCCTGACTTGACGACAGATTCCGCAGGGAACCGCGCTGTCCGCGAAGGGATCCGAATGTTTGACGAATCCACATTTCAGGTGCTTATCGCCCTGAATATCTCGATTTTCGCAGCAGTCATTGCCCACGCGATGGGACGCTGGGCCTGCGTCACCGGTATGCTGCTGCTGCTGTCGTTCGGGAATCTCCCGATCAGCATCGCGTCCCCCTGGCTTCCCTCATCCACCGCGCTGACCGCGCTGCAGGGAGTGCCATTCGGCTATACGGCAGTCGTGGCCGTGCTGCTCACGATTCTGAGCCGCCCTCAAAGCCGGCTTGAATTGCACCTGAGACGCTGGAGCTATGCCCTGTTGGTGCTGATCGCCGTGTATGGTGCGTACGGTATGGTGAAGAACGGCTCGGTGGCTTCGCTGATTTACCTGCGCATGCTCGCCAGCCCGTTTTTGATGACGATGATTGGGGCCTGGGCGGCGCTCGACGTCACTCGCGAAACGATGCTCAAGACAATCAAGATCAACGGGCTGATCGCGGCGGCACTCGTGCTGACGGAAGCCTTTGCCCCTCAAGCCTACCTCGAAACGATTAACTATCCCACGTTTCACTCGCTGAAATCGGGGGACGACTTCTTCGACGCCAAGTCGGTGATTTTCGCCCGGGAGCGCCGTTTGTTCAACATGCGGGAATTCGAGAACGTCAAGTTCTACAAGCCCGCCGGCCCGACGTTCAATTACCCGAGCGGATCGTACATCTGTTACATGGGAGTGTTCGCGAGCATCTGTCTGGGGAATTATATTTCAGCGATCATCACTTTCGCGGCCCTGGCGGCGCTCAGTACAAAATCGGGGCTGGCGATGTGCGTGCTGTCGCTGGCCGCCTTGCTGCCATTCCCGCCGCGCGCCGGTCCACGGTGGTGGATGGCGCTGACAGTCTGCGGATTGTATGTCGCCGGTTCATTCGTCTATCTCTCCAGCGGGAAAGATCTCCACAGCTACTCGCTGAAGTCCTCGATTCGCCAGATTCCTTCCAATCCCCTCGGACAAGGTCTCGGCTATGGCGGATCGTCAACGGTGGAACGCAAGATCAACTGGGAAGACGACATGATCATCGGCGAGTCGGGGGTCGCCATCGCGCTGAACATGATGGGGCTGGCCTCTGTTGCACTCTACCTTTACTACTTCATGATGGTGCGGCTGGCGATCCGCAGAAACAATCCCTTTGTTGATCGCGTCGGATTTGCGATCGGGTTCATCGGATTGATTGTGATCGGAAATTCGGTGCTGCAGGAACTGGCCGTCGGTCCGTACGGGCTCGGCTTCATCTTTCTGATGCTCGCCAACTCGGAATGCGCGCCGGCAAAAGCGATCGCGGCGCTAGTACCGCGGCCTGCAATGCCGATGTACGCCGGCGTCATGGGCCCGCCCCCGGACTGGCCCCTGCGAGACGAACCGTTTCCGCGACCGTCTGAAGCTGAAAGATCCCACGTCTGAGCGACTGAACGGGAATGTCACGCTGCTTTGAGAGACGCGCCGAATGGATCCATTGACCGGATTTCTGGTGGCCCTCGCGGTCTGCGGCGCAGGCTTTGTGCTGGGCACAGCGCGAGGAGGTCTAGGGCATGGCGTCGGCACGGCCGTCATCCTCTCCTGGCTGATGCCGGTCTGGATCAAGATCGACATCGCCGGCTTGCCGTACGATGTCAAAATCATCGTGGCCCTGGCGGTCCTCATTGTTTTCACGCTGCGCGACCCGCGACAACTGCTCGTCGCTCCCGCCTGGTCGGATCTGGCCATCATCGGGCTTTTCACAGCGCACGTGCTTTCCGACTGCACAGCGACAGGGCAGATCGACTGGCGGCATTTTTTCCGCGCCTATGGCGAGTGGGGATTGCCGTATGCCGCGGGACGGTATGCCATCCGCCGCGCTGAAGACCTGCGGGAAGTCGCCCCGATCGGGCTGGTGGTGACGCTGATCATTTGCGGCGGGATGCTGTTTGAATCGTTCACGTCGATCAATCCGTGGGAAGTCGTCTTTGGAGAACGCCCGGTCGACGGCAGTCCCCGGCACCTGATGCGGTTTGGCTTTCAACGGGCATTCGGCCCGACGATGCAGACCATCTTCTGCGGCATGCTGGCCGTGCTGCTGACTCCGTGGCTGTGGTCGATGGCAGCACCGCGTCAGGAGCGGTTCGACGCCAAACGCCTGGCTTGGCTTGTGCCCGGTTTGCTCGCTTCGATCTCGACCTTCTCGCGCGGCGTGCAACTGAGTTGGGTGGTCGCCACCACGGCGTCGCTGAGCCTGCGGAATCTTTGGGTGCGAAGAATTGCGATTGCCGGCGCCGCGGCAGTGCTCTTGATCGGGCTGTTCGCTTCCAATCAAATCATCAAGGTGGTGGACCGCTGGGGCGATCAGGATCAGCAGCAACGCCTGGACGAGTGGAAAGCCAGACAGAACAAGCAGCCTTCGGACCAACCGCCGCCGGATCAGCGAACATTCGGCCGCTCGTCAGCGTTGAATCGCCTGGCACTGGTTCCGGCATACGCCAAGTCCGTGCAGGCAGGCGGACTGACGGGCTTCGGCACCGCCGCCGTCACCGATTTTCCGCCGAGAGTTCCCCATCTGCCGGAACAGGCGCTGAAGCGCGGAGGCCAAAGCGCCGGCTTCATCGACAACTTTTATCTGCTGCTGACGCTGCGCTTCGGCCCGCTGGGACTGGCCATGTTTCTGATTCTGGCGACGCTGTCACTGGTGCAACTGGCGATCGTGGTGCGGGAGACGCAGTTCGAACTGGCCGAAGGCGCGTTCGGAGCCGTCGTGGGAACGCTGGTCGGCTTGCTGACCGTGTGGATGCCCTACGATTTCGGCTTCGTACTGCTCTGGTGGTTCGGCACCTCGGCCACGCTCTTCACCGCGCGGCATTCCGACCGCGAGTGGATGGCTCCAATGACTCGGTAAGGGGATAGAGCAGAGGGGACAGGGGACAGTATGGGGCTCCATTTTTTCCCCTATCCCCTATCCCCTAATCCCTCTTATCGGATGCGATTCATCCGCGAAAACTGTGGGTAGAACGGCACCGTGTACCGGGGGTAGTCTTTCAGTGTTTCGAGATCGCCGCCACGGGGAGGGTGTTGGCTGTTGTAGGTCACCGGGAAGCCGCGGCCGCCGTTGAGGAACGGCACCCCGTGCGGCCAGTAGATCCAGAACGCTTTGCCGACGAGGAACTTTCTCGGCACCGTTTCCTGGCCAAGATCCCACATGCGGCTGTCGTTGCTTTGGGGGCTGTTGTCGCCGAACGCCAGGAAGTGCCCTTCTGGAATTACCAGCGTCCGTTCTCCCATCTCGCTCTCATAACGTGCAAACACTTCGCTCCACATCTCCGGATCGGTGACGAAGCGAGCGAGTTCGTTGCTGCGATGGCGATGATCTTTCCCCGGATGCCCGACGCGGTAATAGATATCCCGTTCCAGCAGAAGTTCGCTGACGGTCGCCGTCACGCCGCGAGCGGCAATCCCGACGGGCGTCAGATCCTGCTGGGTCGGAAACGGGTTCGCTGTGGCCCCGGTTGTGTCGAGCAGGTTTCCCTCGCCAAAGTCGACGAGCGCATCATCGATCCAGACGAGCAGACGGTCATCCACATTCGCATAAGAAATCCGGTAAGAGCCAGTCCCCTTGAGATCGGTCTGTGCCTTCGCCAGTTCCTTCACGCGGCCGTTGAGCTGCGAATTTACCTCTTCCAGTACTGCCTCGCCCGACTTGGGGTTCACGCGAAAACGATACCAAGAGGTCCCTTCGCAGAGTTCGAGGGTGATCTCGGCGTTGTCGGCGATCTCGGTGATATTGAGATCGAAATTGATGGTCAGATCCGGCACCCAGTAAGGGCCGTAATCGACGCCGTCCGCACTCGAGGCATCGTAAGGATGATCCCCGATCGTCGCGTTGTAGCCGCAGAAGTCTCCGATCAGCCGTGCCTGTGGCGCGAGCGGCAGGCCGTGTGATGCACTCCGCCAGTCCTGGGGCATCGGGAAATAGTGGCGATACCGCAGCCAGGCTGGCTCGGCGGATTGATCCTTTGTAATCGAAAAGCTGCGGGCCGCCGGATCCTGTTTCCAGCCGGTGGTCGCGTCCGACCACTGTGCGAGTTGCCCCTTGTCTCCGGCGGTCATGCCGGCCCAGCGCTCGGGCCAGCCAGCCTTGATGAGGTCCGTAGGAGGATCGCGGTCGTCGTAGACCGGAATCTGCAGCGAACGCTGCTTGGTCGGTTCTTTGCGCAAGATAGTTTCGGTCTGGCCGTCGACGGAGAACAGATTACCGTTGCGGATGCGGATCGTTTCCCCCGGCAGGCCGACCAGTCGCTTGATGTAATTCGTCTGCGGCTCGGCAGGGTACTTGAACACGAAGACGTCCCAGCGATCTGGCTCGCCGAACTCATACGGAAACTTGTTGACGAGAATTCGGTCGCCGTTGAACGCCAGATCGTTGTAGAGCTGGTCGTTCTCGAAACCGCAGTTCGGGCAGATCGCCGCCCGCAGTCGCGAGTTCGTGGCCAGGTAGCCGGTCTCCGGAATCACTTCATGACTGGCGCCGACGACAATGTGATAGCCGCAGGCAGTGCAATGGCTTTCCTTGTGACGCCCGTAAAGGGTCGGGGCCATTGAGCCGGTCGGAATGACGAACGCTTCGGCCTCGAACGTGCGGAACAGAAATGCCAGCACAAACGCGAACAGGATCGATTCAACGGTGTCGCGCGTCCCTTCCTTGTGCTTGTGCTTGGGTTTGGCCTTGGCCGCAGGCTTGGGAGCCTCGGTCGTCACCGGCGCTGGCGTGGGTTCGGTTTGCGGCATGGGGGCGTCGTTTCTGGTCATTCCCTGCGATGGCGAAAACGGCAAGTTCCGGGCGCGGCGGGACCGTCCGAGATCCTTTCGCGGCAACTGTTTTTAACGCACCGGGCATTCCGCGTAAACACGCATCTGATGGCCGGCAGCCCGCGTGGGAATCGTATGCAGGCAGCCGCATCCCGGCGAGCAGACATTGACCGGAGAAGCCACAGAAATTGACCACGAAACAGACGAAAATCACGAAAGGAAACGAGGAAGTGACATCCCAGAGTCTCACCCGTTCCCACTTAGAGCGTGGAACTTGAAACGCTTTTTTCGTCTGTTTTCGTGTCTTTCGTGGTTTCTTCTCCCCGTATTGCGATGGCACACGACAGCATTTCGCTTTTTCGTATCCATCGTTCCGCAGGCGATAATAGCGACTTTCATCAGGTCAAAGTCGCCCATTCGCCTACACCCGCTAGAGCAAACTGCTCTACCGAACCACCCGGGCGCGGGAAAAATCGGGAACACGGACGTCGTGGTTCTGGCCGTTCCACTGCA containing:
- a CDS encoding UDP-glucose dehydrogenase family protein; translation: MNVVVIGTGYVGLVTGTCLADSGNDVTCVDIDAGKVERLKNGEIPIYEPGLEDMVRRNSAAGRLSFTTQPSACVPGAECVFIAVGTPQDEDGSADLKYVMGAAEAVAPYLRKNAIVIIKSTVPVGTNRLVKRRLDELTGRDVHIASNPEFLKEGCAIDDFMRPDRVVVGSIDPDVAETVHELYKPFLRTEKPFLKMGLESAEMTKYVANCMLATKISFINEMANLCELVGADINDVRRGIGHDQRIGFAFLFPGVGYGGSCFPKDVRALRATGKELGFETSVLHAVDDVNTRQKLVLFNKLARHFKNDLAGKKIAVWGLSFKPKTDDIRDAPSLELLRKLIAAGANVHVHDPVAVPNVQRVIGDAVTYHSHQYDTLEQAEALAIVTEWNEYRNPDFDYILHKMKSPVIFDGRNLYDLNRMTKLGFTYSGIGVTR
- a CDS encoding UDP-glucuronic acid decarboxylase family protein, which encodes MSTVLVTGGAGFLGSHLCDRLLADGHDVICVDNFFSGRKQNIRHLIGDSRFEVIRHDIVYPLVVEADWIYNLACPASPVAYQYNPIKTIKTSTVGMVNVLGLAKRCRARILHTSTSEVYGDPEVHPQREDYWGNVNPLGPRSCYDEGKRVAESLCMNYHQAHGVDVRVVRIFNTYGPRMHPNDGRVVSNFLMQALRGDDLTIYGDGSQTRSFCYVSDLIEGLVRMMNQDKDIGPVNLGNPVENTMLELASEVLKVTGSTSQLKKVPLPQDDPRQRCPDITKAGNLLQWEPQVALSEGLAKTAAYYRETEFSAKA
- a CDS encoding lipopolysaccharide biosynthesis protein, with the translated sequence MKLRSGLRMGSALGVRVLGAGSNLLLSLACSLMMTPVASGQFFVGLNLVTFLSGPFRFGFDVSSIREVSRVRTLNRADAIPALMHKAVRVTLSRGAVFSLLGVLASSWMATQFYGDAAMTQVLQLAALIIPVHAAIFVLSGVSLGEGYVIGPIASQNIAVPALTSALIYVLSLLKIIQLTPATALAIYLAMGILTAIGALGMVLSRNRKFDSPADDNGQFIANSLHEMTDRAKRAWRYNLVDSGVLWLTPTIAGVLLTKPDIRGLSIALRMSMLLSFFVLSAHASMASTLTRLHTEGKPGELCRVYRTTTMFVMAGALLMSLPLLLLPGWTLSFFGEGMTQYALMLQLLTLGQFFGAFCGPAGQALMMTGHDRELWRTASIAGVIGCIVGVACIFLFGANGAAGGTALAFSIHKGAILARLVSIHSPEIHPFTWLWTRKSRALSSGSP
- a CDS encoding polysaccharide pyruvyl transferase family protein, with the translated sequence MKFLLIDSNTTSNIGNAFFYEGVRYALKHTVAGAQVLDGAFPPYNAYRLSPKQESLYFNYADYVGDVDALVIAGPVLDSRFEDFFGPALRRARKDGKKIFLLSAGARKYDQEEFEHCSKLLKEVQPDVFISRDHDTFQQYGQFAKHAYDGMCFAFFVAEYYQGYETPALQPYMASTFDFGAEPDLTKLQVSDIEAMTAIVGEKKGGKTRSLKGNLSFLFDRKGPDSVNGIRIVRPAHKPLRSKYMIFFKKNTFVAFNHEPYLNLYKNAKLTLTDRLHAAVVTLAFGNPARLYLSSNRTRLLEAAGCEAATKGIWKADLAALAAQRQLQKNWLRQTLSAIGMPVTSEAHGV
- a CDS encoding WecB/TagA/CpsF family glycosyltransferase; this translates as MSKTASDRELLTAIADLLPPEITTPEQVASRIGGPGPVLVTFCNPLSVLMARKHVDFIPLLKRFDLVHADGILLAKSASGIRRRPIARLSYDGNSVGLACWNRLKEINGTVALVGGVEGVAQAAGNVLSESGLNVVYTHSGFFDGPEHRARVMQELIQLNPTAVISGMGAPHQERFVVALVDAGYQGFAATCGGYLDQLSKAGKASHYPEWVNRLNLRFVHRVLSEPRRMLSRYVFDYAPFYRAATSSAVAGTFRNVGLGGRREESRSGL
- a CDS encoding sulfotransferase domain-containing protein; this translates as MSTISHLILCGPTRTATTSLYRQLSQDELFNPSRVKELDYFLPAMQGPLSGTPQTYLENFVRPGTNTISLEASPLYFGCGKPVAEAIAKTLGENVGIVMTLRNPYERLISTIFHIMTKRNIHEQTDPAVLARTAIDSGLTIPKSKSELNAAIVRESSYRPVLEEWLQVFPADRIRIVFYDHLTDPERFRDVASSIYGFVGREHGLAADELRHENQTRLVKNSGLHKTALAINNRLEPILNRVPGLRTMLRDVYYAFNERRSKGEQSELAINAELRSELTSVLDERNRGLGQLLRGLGATDLPAWADR
- a CDS encoding O-antigen ligase family protein, which gives rise to MDPLTGFLVALAVCGAGFVLGTARGGLGHGVGTAVILSWLMPVWIKIDIAGLPYDVKIIVALAVLIVFTLRDPRQLLVAPAWSDLAIIGLFTAHVLSDCTATGQIDWRHFFRAYGEWGLPYAAGRYAIRRAEDLREVAPIGLVVTLIICGGMLFESFTSINPWEVVFGERPVDGSPRHLMRFGFQRAFGPTMQTIFCGMLAVLLTPWLWSMAAPRQERFDAKRLAWLVPGLLASISTFSRGVQLSWVVATTASLSLRNLWVRRIAIAGAAAVLLIGLFASNQIIKVVDRWGDQDQQQRLDEWKARQNKQPSDQPPPDQRTFGRSSALNRLALVPAYAKSVQAGGLTGFGTAAVTDFPPRVPHLPEQALKRGGQSAGFIDNFYLLLTLRFGPLGLAMFLILATLSLVQLAIVVRETQFELAEGAFGAVVGTLVGLLTVWMPYDFGFVLLWWFGTSATLFTARHSDREWMAPMTR